A stretch of Aeromicrobium tamlense DNA encodes these proteins:
- a CDS encoding arsenate-mycothiol transferase ArsC, which yields MTEHVPQVVFACVRNGGRSVAARVLTEHYAQGRVVALSAGTQPGEHIHPEVADVLESLGLDTSGEHPQHLTREMIAASDLAITLGCGEECPYVPGVTYRDWPVDDPGGQDEATVRRIVADLDARVRALLGELAPDLPLGPSVLA from the coding sequence ATGACCGAGCACGTCCCGCAGGTCGTCTTCGCCTGCGTCCGCAACGGAGGCCGCTCGGTCGCGGCCCGGGTGCTCACCGAGCACTACGCCCAGGGCCGCGTCGTCGCGCTGTCGGCGGGCACCCAGCCCGGCGAGCACATCCACCCGGAGGTCGCCGACGTCCTCGAGTCCCTTGGCCTGGACACCTCGGGCGAGCACCCTCAGCACCTGACGCGGGAGATGATCGCGGCCAGCGACCTCGCCATCACCCTCGGCTGCGGCGAGGAGTGCCCCTACGTTCCCGGCGTCACCTACCGCGACTGGCCGGTCGACGACCCGGGCGGACAGGACGAGGCGACCGTGCGGCGCATCGTCGCCGACCTCGACGCTCGGGTGCGGGCGCTGCTGGGCGAGCTCGCGCCTGACCTTCCGCTCGGCCCCAGCGTCCTGGCCTGA
- a CDS encoding DEAD/DEAH box helicase: MATRGRRQSGSTGAGSRNQRRGRAAGNEGIIPVLARAVREVEAGVQRGRATQSNRTKFQTVALLAREERTRIKTDASMSEPQRAEQLKRLDGIGTILAKTAALDTSLLSLLAEDAAVSDAAKDLKRDMLAAAGMEAPEEPEEPVEEDPTPAPVSRQVVPQSVISRRLADPFLAPQFETVERRTPPPRRLAGWELIGPLLSSFERAASGAPACMDLPEPIDVPVPEGMELMRHQAELVAAAADGHRTFLLADEPGLGKTAQSLLAAQAANAYPLLVVVPNVVKANWAREANIWTPRHAATVIHGDGDTIDGFADIVIVNYEVLDRHVGWLGDLGFRGMVLDEAHFIKNKSSQRSQHVLQLSERIRARTPRPLLMALTGTPLINDIEDFRAIWQYLGWIDEKKPRPELMHALEETGLTPLDPGFFPAARSRVIDMGIVRRRKVDVAADIPARRIADLRVELDDEAGRSIRAAEAELVRRLVSRYERAIEARDERTDGIDHDLVRRIAASEREDSSKSEENVFTMMRRIGQAKASLAADYTAQLAHSVGKVVFFAKHVDVMDVAEQTFEQRGLRYSSIRGNQTPSARQKSIDAFVNDPDVSVVVCSLSAAGVGVNLQVASDMVLAELSWTDAEQTQAIDRVHRIGQDEPVTAWRIVASRTIDTKIVELIDSKAGLAARALDGSDEEIADSADLQLETLVALLTDALTPA; the protein is encoded by the coding sequence TTGGCCACTCGAGGCCGACGTCAGTCAGGCTCCACCGGGGCCGGTTCCCGCAACCAGCGGCGCGGACGCGCCGCCGGGAACGAGGGCATCATCCCCGTGCTCGCGCGCGCCGTGCGTGAGGTCGAGGCGGGCGTCCAGCGCGGACGCGCGACGCAGTCGAACCGGACCAAGTTCCAGACCGTCGCCCTGCTGGCGCGCGAGGAGCGCACCCGCATCAAGACCGACGCGAGCATGAGCGAGCCCCAGAGGGCCGAGCAGCTCAAGCGTCTGGACGGCATCGGCACGATCCTCGCGAAGACGGCCGCCCTCGACACCTCGCTGCTGTCCCTGCTGGCCGAGGACGCCGCGGTGTCCGACGCCGCCAAGGACCTCAAGCGGGACATGCTGGCCGCGGCCGGGATGGAGGCTCCCGAGGAGCCGGAGGAGCCGGTCGAGGAGGACCCCACCCCGGCGCCCGTGTCGCGTCAGGTGGTGCCGCAGTCGGTCATCTCGCGCCGCCTCGCCGACCCGTTCCTCGCCCCGCAGTTCGAGACCGTCGAGCGTCGCACGCCGCCGCCGCGCCGGCTGGCCGGCTGGGAGCTGATCGGACCGCTGCTCTCGTCGTTCGAGCGCGCCGCCAGCGGCGCCCCTGCGTGCATGGATCTGCCGGAGCCCATCGACGTCCCCGTCCCCGAGGGCATGGAGCTGATGCGCCACCAGGCCGAGCTCGTCGCCGCGGCAGCGGACGGACACCGGACCTTCCTGCTGGCCGACGAGCCCGGACTCGGCAAGACCGCCCAGTCGCTGCTGGCCGCGCAGGCCGCGAACGCCTACCCGCTGCTCGTCGTCGTGCCGAACGTCGTGAAGGCCAACTGGGCGCGCGAGGCGAACATCTGGACCCCGCGGCACGCGGCCACCGTGATCCACGGCGACGGCGACACGATCGACGGCTTCGCGGACATCGTCATCGTCAACTACGAGGTGCTCGACCGCCACGTCGGCTGGCTGGGCGACCTGGGCTTCCGCGGCATGGTCCTCGACGAGGCGCACTTCATCAAGAACAAGTCGTCGCAGCGCTCGCAGCACGTCCTGCAGCTCTCCGAGCGGATCCGCGCCCGCACCCCGCGACCCCTGCTGATGGCCCTGACCGGCACGCCGCTGATCAACGACATCGAGGACTTCCGCGCCATCTGGCAGTACCTGGGCTGGATCGACGAGAAGAAGCCCCGTCCCGAGCTGATGCACGCGCTCGAGGAGACCGGCCTGACGCCGCTCGACCCCGGCTTCTTCCCGGCCGCGCGCTCCCGCGTCATCGACATGGGCATCGTGCGGCGCCGCAAGGTCGACGTCGCCGCCGACATCCCGGCCCGCCGCATCGCCGACCTGCGGGTCGAGCTGGACGACGAGGCCGGACGCTCGATCCGGGCGGCCGAGGCCGAGCTCGTCCGGCGGCTCGTCTCGCGGTACGAGCGCGCCATCGAGGCCCGCGACGAGAGGACCGACGGGATCGACCACGACCTCGTGCGCCGGATCGCCGCGTCGGAGCGCGAGGACTCCTCGAAGTCCGAGGAGAACGTCTTCACGATGATGCGGCGGATCGGTCAGGCGAAGGCGAGCCTCGCGGCGGACTACACGGCCCAGCTGGCGCACAGCGTCGGCAAGGTCGTCTTCTTCGCCAAGCACGTCGACGTCATGGACGTGGCCGAGCAGACCTTCGAGCAGCGCGGCCTGCGCTACTCGTCGATCCGCGGCAACCAGACGCCCTCGGCGCGCCAGAAGAGCATCGACGCCTTCGTCAACGACCCCGACGTCTCCGTGGTGGTCTGCTCGCTGTCGGCCGCCGGCGTGGGCGTCAACCTGCAGGTCGCCTCCGACATGGTCCTCGCGGAGCTGTCGTGGACCGACGCGGAGCAGACGCAGGCGATCGACCGCGTCCACCGCATCGGCCAGGACGAGCCCGTCACCGCGTGGCGCATCGTCGCGTCGCGCACGATCGACACCAAGATCGTCGAGCTCATCGACAGCAAGGCCGGCCTCGCCGCCCGCGCGCTCGACGGCTCCGACGAGGAGATCGCCGACTCGGCCGACCTGCAGCTCGAGACCCTCGTGGCGTTGCTCACCGATGCGCTGACGCCCGCCTGA
- a CDS encoding amidase → MTSTQDFQDYRSRDAVGLAEMVRAGEIKREELLGLARARAAEVNPRLNAIVRDVEPPQASGPEPEGGRPFDGVPFLLKDLHQDLAGVPTSGGSRSLRDVPAAETAEVVKRWIDSGLVVFGKTNSPEFGAKGITEPHVFGPTRNPWNTDHTPGGSSGGSAAAVAAGIVPCAAASDGGGSIRIPASACGLFGLKVSRGVIPFGPSHGEPLGGTATDGVVSRSVRDTAAMLDVLSGSTSVSAYLPGGLPGEGFAAALAEEPRRLRIGMSWQSSINPDPHPEARAAVQHAAALLTELGHEVVEVPVPVDDARLAQDFLTSWFVHCAVSVAEARELSGLGEDAFEPDTRVMAALGRATSATDYVRAVEGRHEHVRRLAAFHEEYDLLLTPTTATPPPRIGAFDLPARIERLQRVLLKARAGSILRFTPIVDQLISENLGWVPYTQLANLTGRPATSVPLHWTPDGLPIGAQFVGPLGSDALLLQLAGQLERAAPWWDRVPQGV, encoded by the coding sequence ATGACCTCCACGCAGGACTTCCAGGACTACCGCAGCCGCGACGCCGTCGGGCTCGCCGAGATGGTGCGGGCGGGGGAGATCAAGCGCGAGGAGCTGCTCGGGCTGGCGCGCGCCCGCGCGGCCGAGGTCAACCCGCGGCTGAACGCGATCGTGCGGGACGTCGAGCCTCCGCAGGCGTCGGGCCCCGAGCCGGAGGGCGGCCGGCCGTTCGACGGCGTGCCGTTCCTGCTCAAGGACCTCCACCAGGACCTCGCCGGCGTCCCGACCAGTGGCGGCAGCCGGTCGCTGCGTGACGTGCCTGCGGCCGAGACCGCCGAGGTCGTGAAGCGTTGGATCGACTCCGGACTGGTCGTCTTCGGCAAGACGAACAGCCCGGAGTTCGGAGCGAAGGGCATCACCGAGCCGCACGTCTTCGGTCCCACGCGCAATCCGTGGAACACCGACCACACGCCCGGTGGCTCGTCCGGCGGCAGCGCGGCCGCGGTCGCCGCGGGCATCGTCCCCTGCGCGGCCGCGAGCGACGGCGGCGGCTCGATCCGCATCCCCGCCTCGGCGTGCGGACTCTTCGGCCTGAAGGTGAGCCGCGGCGTGATTCCGTTCGGCCCCAGCCACGGCGAGCCCTTGGGTGGCACCGCCACCGACGGCGTCGTCTCGCGCAGCGTGCGCGACACGGCGGCCATGCTCGACGTGCTCTCCGGCTCGACGAGCGTGTCGGCCTACCTGCCCGGCGGGCTGCCGGGCGAGGGCTTCGCCGCCGCGCTCGCCGAGGAGCCGCGGCGCCTGCGCATCGGCATGTCGTGGCAGAGCTCGATCAACCCCGACCCGCACCCGGAGGCCCGCGCCGCGGTCCAGCACGCGGCCGCGCTCCTGACCGAGCTGGGACACGAGGTCGTCGAGGTCCCGGTGCCCGTCGACGACGCGCGCCTGGCGCAGGACTTCCTGACCTCGTGGTTCGTCCACTGCGCCGTCTCCGTCGCCGAGGCGCGCGAGCTGTCGGGTCTCGGCGAGGACGCCTTCGAGCCCGACACGCGCGTCATGGCCGCGCTCGGCCGGGCCACCAGCGCCACCGACTACGTGCGCGCCGTCGAGGGGCGCCACGAGCACGTCCGTCGTCTCGCCGCGTTCCACGAGGAGTACGACCTGCTGCTCACGCCGACCACCGCCACGCCGCCGCCGCGGATCGGCGCCTTCGACCTGCCGGCCCGTATCGAGCGGCTGCAGCGGGTGCTGCTGAAGGCGCGCGCGGGGTCGATCCTGCGGTTCACGCCGATCGTCGACCAGCTGATCAGCGAGAACCTCGGCTGGGTGCCCTACACGCAGCTGGCGAACCTCACCGGTCGTCCCGCGACCAGTGTGCCGCTGCACTGGACGCCTGACGGACTGCCGATCGGCGCGCAGTTCGTCGGCCCGCTCGGCAGCGACGCGCTCCTTCTTCAGCTCGCCGGGCAGCTCGAACGCGCGGCGCCCTGGTGGGACCGGGTGCCTCAGGGTGTCTGA
- a CDS encoding ArsR/SmtB family transcription factor, with the protein MTVRSALPVIDQVDCCSPVTGGALEVDEAEHLARMFKALGDPTRVRLLSLIAAQAEREACICDLTEPVGLSQPTVSHHMKQLVDAGLVVREQRGRWAFYRVVDDTLRSLSSALRP; encoded by the coding sequence ATGACCGTCCGCAGTGCCCTCCCCGTCATCGACCAGGTCGACTGCTGCTCCCCCGTCACCGGTGGAGCGCTCGAGGTCGACGAGGCCGAGCACCTCGCGCGCATGTTCAAGGCGTTGGGCGACCCGACGCGCGTCCGACTGCTGTCCCTCATCGCCGCCCAGGCCGAGCGCGAGGCGTGCATCTGCGACCTGACCGAGCCGGTCGGTCTCTCCCAGCCCACGGTCTCCCACCACATGAAGCAGCTCGTGGACGCAGGCCTCGTCGTCCGCGAACAGCGCGGTCGCTGGGCGTTCTACCGGGTCGTCGACGACACCCTGCGCTCGCTCAGCAGCGCCCTCAGGCCTTGA
- the arsM gene encoding arsenite methyltransferase, whose protein sequence is MTSASPTKEQLLDEVRQRYAQAATAVGGGKATGCCTGDATVDESFGAALYDSTDQEVLPAEAIAASLGCGNPTAVAELRAGEKVLDLGSGGGIDVLLSARRVGETGFAYGVDMTDEMLELARANAEKAAATNVEFLKGTIEDVPLPDASVDVVISNCVINLSVDKPKVLAEMFRVLAPGGRIGISDVVAEDHLTSDDRADRGSYVGCIAGALSKQEYLTGLAAVGFVDAEVEFTHEAVPGMHGAIVRATKPVA, encoded by the coding sequence ATGACCAGCGCATCGCCCACGAAGGAACAGCTGCTCGACGAGGTGCGCCAGCGCTATGCGCAGGCCGCCACGGCCGTCGGGGGAGGCAAAGCGACCGGTTGCTGCACGGGCGACGCGACGGTCGACGAGTCCTTCGGCGCCGCGCTCTACGACAGCACCGATCAAGAAGTGCTGCCCGCGGAGGCGATCGCGGCGAGCCTCGGCTGCGGCAACCCCACGGCGGTCGCCGAGCTGCGAGCGGGGGAGAAGGTCCTGGACCTCGGATCGGGCGGTGGCATCGACGTGCTGCTCTCGGCCCGCCGGGTGGGGGAGACCGGGTTCGCCTACGGCGTCGACATGACCGACGAGATGCTCGAGCTCGCTCGCGCCAACGCGGAGAAGGCCGCCGCGACGAACGTCGAGTTCCTGAAGGGGACGATCGAGGACGTCCCGCTGCCCGATGCCTCGGTCGACGTGGTGATCTCGAACTGCGTCATCAACCTGTCGGTGGACAAGCCGAAGGTGCTCGCCGAGATGTTCCGCGTGCTGGCTCCCGGCGGCCGCATCGGCATCTCCGACGTCGTCGCCGAGGACCACCTGACGTCCGACGATCGCGCCGATCGGGGCTCCTACGTCGGCTGCATCGCCGGAGCCCTGTCGAAGCAGGAGTACCTCACGGGGCTCGCCGCGGTCGGATTCGTCGACGCCGAGGTCGAGTTCACCCACGAGGCGGTCCCCGGCATGCACGGCGCGATCGTCCGCGCCACCAAGCCTGTCGCATGA
- a CDS encoding HNH endonuclease signature motif containing protein, translating into MTSGSVADVCDLVRRARAVAEHEEWDWVVAHHARRVAEIDRSDEIPLSKDLARREVVLEIAQGLHVTEQTVWAMVHEAATLKERAPRVWSSFRVGDIDGVRVSAIADTAERLRTPEALAMLEQTAPEYAATHTITELRAWLRRLRARLEPEQVATETAEALQQRRVSITHQSDGTSWLNALLPTGLAIAIGERLRKAARAVPSVDPETGARDARTRDQKQADLVADWLTSCTGTTSDIRAEIAISIAATDLIGLTEGPGLTHDGEPVGAEWVRELAQSEHTILRRLVLDPVGEVLDTTVLSYRPPESLRRALRWRDGTCRVAGCRAPVFETDLDHAEAYDSGGATSASNLRCLCRRHHNMKSHGHLADRYLDAPVRRIERYLPCPPIIIETDIVDPRRAA; encoded by the coding sequence ATGACTTCGGGGAGCGTGGCTGACGTGTGCGACCTCGTGCGTCGCGCCCGCGCCGTGGCCGAGCACGAGGAGTGGGACTGGGTCGTCGCGCACCACGCGCGCCGGGTCGCCGAGATCGACCGCTCCGACGAGATCCCGCTGTCGAAGGACCTCGCCCGCCGCGAGGTCGTCCTCGAGATCGCCCAGGGCCTGCACGTCACCGAGCAGACGGTGTGGGCGATGGTCCACGAGGCCGCCACCCTCAAGGAGAGGGCCCCTCGCGTGTGGAGCTCCTTCCGCGTCGGCGACATCGACGGGGTGCGAGTGTCCGCGATCGCCGACACCGCCGAGCGGCTCCGCACGCCGGAGGCGCTGGCGATGCTCGAGCAGACCGCACCCGAGTACGCCGCCACCCACACGATCACCGAGCTGCGCGCCTGGCTGCGCCGCCTCCGCGCCCGGCTCGAGCCCGAGCAGGTCGCCACCGAGACGGCGGAGGCGCTCCAGCAGCGCCGGGTCTCCATCACCCACCAGAGTGACGGCACCAGCTGGCTCAACGCCCTGCTGCCGACCGGCCTGGCCATCGCGATCGGCGAGCGGCTCCGCAAGGCCGCCCGGGCGGTCCCGTCGGTCGATCCCGAGACCGGCGCTCGCGACGCGCGCACGCGCGACCAGAAGCAGGCCGACCTCGTCGCCGACTGGCTCACCTCGTGCACCGGCACCACCAGCGACATCCGCGCCGAGATCGCCATCAGCATCGCCGCCACCGACCTCATCGGCCTCACCGAGGGGCCGGGCCTCACCCACGACGGCGAGCCCGTCGGCGCCGAGTGGGTCCGCGAGCTCGCGCAGTCCGAGCACACGATCCTGAGGCGCCTCGTCCTCGACCCCGTCGGCGAGGTGCTCGACACCACGGTCCTCAGCTATCGACCACCCGAGTCCCTGCGCCGGGCACTGCGGTGGAGGGACGGAACCTGCCGGGTCGCCGGCTGCCGGGCACCGGTGTTCGAGACCGATCTCGACCATGCCGAGGCCTACGACAGTGGCGGAGCGACGTCCGCGTCGAACCTGCGATGCCTCTGCCGCCGTCACCACAACATGAAGAGTCACGGTCACCTCGCCGACCGCTACCTCGACGCGCCCGTCCGACGGATCGAGCGCTATCTGCCCTGCCCTCCGATCATCATCGAGACCGACATCGTCGACCCCCGTCGCGCCGCGTGA
- a CDS encoding alpha/beta hydrolase, with product MSEPPTVVLVHGLWMTPRSWSHWKTYYESQGLTVLTPAYPGFEIEVEALREKPQVIADLTVPETVDHLASVIEALDEPPIIMGHSFGGTLTQLLLARGLGAAGVVIDSAPTEGVRVSPISQARSLLPALKSPANIRRAVSFTPKEFHYAFTNTLTAEESRAVWDRFHIPAPGRWIWEYGLFANFKPGHQETWVDYAADRAPLLFIAGQRDHIMPPSVNRSNAKHYRKSPALTEYVELPGRDHWTCAAPGWEEVADRALEWARAHAVARPGSEDPSAGT from the coding sequence ATGTCCGAACCCCCCACCGTCGTCCTCGTCCACGGACTCTGGATGACGCCGCGCAGCTGGAGTCACTGGAAGACCTACTACGAGTCGCAGGGCCTGACCGTCCTGACGCCCGCCTATCCCGGCTTCGAGATCGAGGTGGAGGCGCTCCGCGAGAAACCGCAGGTCATCGCCGACCTGACCGTGCCGGAGACTGTGGACCATCTGGCCTCGGTGATCGAGGCACTCGACGAGCCGCCGATCATCATGGGTCACTCCTTCGGCGGGACGCTCACGCAGCTCCTGCTGGCGCGGGGCCTCGGCGCCGCCGGCGTCGTCATCGACTCCGCGCCGACCGAGGGGGTCCGCGTGAGCCCGATCTCGCAGGCGCGGTCGTTGCTGCCCGCGCTGAAGAGCCCCGCGAACATCCGCCGGGCCGTAAGCTTCACGCCCAAGGAGTTCCACTACGCGTTCACGAACACGCTCACGGCCGAGGAGTCGCGCGCGGTGTGGGACCGGTTCCACATCCCGGCGCCGGGGCGGTGGATCTGGGAGTACGGCCTGTTCGCGAACTTCAAGCCCGGCCACCAGGAGACGTGGGTGGACTACGCGGCCGACCGTGCGCCGCTGCTGTTCATCGCGGGGCAGCGCGACCACATCATGCCTCCCTCGGTGAACCGCTCCAACGCCAAGCACTACCGGAAGTCGCCGGCCCTCACCGAGTACGTGGAGCTGCCCGGACGCGACCACTGGACGTGCGCCGCACCCGGGTGGGAGGAGGTCGCGGACCGCGCCCTGGAGTGGGCGAGGGCGCACGCCGTCGCCCGCCCGGGGAGCGAGGATCCGAGTGCCGGAACCTGA
- a CDS encoding DUF7144 family membrane protein, producing the protein MSDRRPYEGSAKQAWTWGIVGFGAVMLLSIGVVQLIQGFSAIAEDKVFVVGAEYAFAFDLTTWGWIQVVLGVLALAVGAGLLGSRNWARIGAVIIASIGIVAQFAFMPYYPLWSIVLIAFNVAVIWAVSTQSDHGE; encoded by the coding sequence ATGAGTGATCGACGGCCGTACGAGGGCTCGGCGAAGCAGGCGTGGACGTGGGGGATCGTCGGGTTCGGGGCGGTGATGCTGTTGAGCATCGGTGTCGTCCAGCTCATCCAAGGCTTCTCGGCGATCGCCGAGGACAAGGTCTTCGTCGTCGGCGCCGAGTACGCCTTCGCGTTCGACCTGACGACGTGGGGCTGGATCCAGGTCGTGCTGGGCGTGCTGGCCCTGGCCGTCGGTGCGGGGTTGCTCGGCAGCCGGAACTGGGCGCGCATCGGCGCGGTCATCATCGCGTCGATCGGCATCGTCGCCCAGTTCGCCTTCATGCCTTACTACCCGCTGTGGTCGATCGTGCTGATCGCCTTCAACGTCGCGGTGATCTGGGCCGTATCGACCCAGAGCGACCACGGCGAGTGA
- a CDS encoding alpha/beta fold hydrolase, which translates to MADITVDSRLFGLKDVDLHVDDHGGEGRPVVLIHGWPLSGESWSEQIGALTDAGLRVITYDRRGFGRSDKPRTGYDYDSLADDLASLLEALDLRDVSLVGFSMGGGEVARYVARHGEERLRSVVFAAAVPPMMMKGPNNPQGPLEPSEAAEMSAQLTADRGTFFDGFVDQFFAANGEGPVLVTQAQRQDALRLTAMADQLAALEAMQSFGLSDFREDLKLITVPTLVLHGDADGIVPFEGSGRRTHEAVAHSELVLVPGAPHGLNVSHADEFNRALVDFLTR; encoded by the coding sequence ATGGCGGACATCACGGTGGACTCGCGACTCTTCGGACTCAAGGACGTCGACCTGCACGTCGACGACCACGGCGGTGAGGGACGGCCGGTCGTGCTGATCCACGGCTGGCCGCTGTCGGGGGAGTCGTGGAGCGAGCAGATCGGTGCCCTGACGGACGCGGGCCTGCGCGTGATCACCTACGACCGCCGCGGATTCGGCCGCAGCGACAAGCCCCGCACCGGATACGACTACGACTCGCTCGCCGACGACCTCGCCAGCCTGCTCGAGGCGCTCGACCTGCGGGACGTGTCCCTCGTCGGCTTCTCGATGGGTGGCGGCGAGGTCGCGCGCTACGTCGCCCGCCACGGCGAGGAGCGACTGCGCAGCGTCGTCTTCGCCGCCGCGGTGCCGCCGATGATGATGAAGGGGCCGAACAACCCGCAGGGCCCGCTGGAACCGTCCGAGGCGGCCGAGATGAGCGCCCAGCTGACGGCCGACCGCGGGACGTTCTTCGACGGGTTCGTGGACCAGTTCTTCGCGGCGAACGGCGAGGGCCCCGTACTGGTGACGCAGGCGCAGCGGCAGGACGCGCTGCGCCTGACGGCCATGGCCGACCAGCTGGCCGCGCTCGAGGCGATGCAGTCCTTCGGTCTCTCGGACTTCCGCGAGGACTTGAAGCTGATCACCGTCCCGACTCTCGTGCTGCACGGCGACGCCGACGGGATCGTGCCCTTCGAGGGCTCCGGACGTCGCACGCACGAGGCCGTGGCCCACAGCGAGCTGGTCCTCGTCCCCGGCGCGCCCCACGGCCTCAACGTCTCGCACGCCGACGAGTTCAATCGAGCCCTGGTGGACTTCCTGACTCGGTAG
- the arsB gene encoding ACR3 family arsenite efflux transporter — MTATPQAEAERRLGTLDRYLPVWIGLAMMAGLLVGRSVPGVADALDAVTVGGISVPIALGLLVMMYPVLAKVRYDEVGHVARDRRMMALSLGLNWVIGPALMFALAWLFLPDLPEYRTGLIIVGLARCIAMVIIWNDLACGDREAAAVLVAVNSVFQVVAFAGLGWFYLDVLPGWLGLSTTGLDVSAWEIARSVLIFLGVPLAAGYLTRRIGEARRGRSWYERELLPRLGPWALYGLLFTIVVLFALQGETITSQPFDVARIALPLVVYFALMWAGSLALARAVGLGYPRATTVAFTAAGNNFELAIAVAIGVFGVTSGQALAGVVGPLIEVPILVGLVYVSLWARRWFPDTTEGASP, encoded by the coding sequence ATGACCGCGACTCCACAGGCCGAGGCCGAGCGTCGGCTCGGCACCCTCGACCGCTACCTGCCCGTGTGGATCGGACTGGCGATGATGGCCGGGCTCCTGGTGGGGAGGTCGGTGCCGGGCGTCGCCGACGCACTGGATGCCGTGACGGTGGGCGGGATCTCCGTGCCGATCGCGCTCGGCCTGCTCGTCATGATGTACCCGGTGCTGGCGAAGGTCCGCTACGACGAGGTCGGCCACGTCGCCCGCGACCGCCGCATGATGGCGCTGTCACTCGGGCTCAACTGGGTGATCGGCCCGGCGCTCATGTTCGCGCTGGCGTGGCTGTTCCTCCCCGACCTGCCGGAGTACCGCACGGGCCTGATCATCGTCGGGCTCGCCCGGTGCATCGCCATGGTGATCATCTGGAACGACCTCGCCTGCGGCGACCGGGAGGCCGCCGCGGTCCTCGTCGCGGTGAACTCCGTCTTCCAGGTCGTGGCGTTCGCCGGTCTGGGCTGGTTCTATCTCGACGTCCTGCCCGGCTGGCTGGGCCTGTCCACGACCGGACTGGACGTGTCCGCCTGGGAGATCGCGCGCAGCGTGCTGATCTTCCTCGGCGTGCCGCTCGCCGCCGGCTACCTCACGCGCCGGATCGGTGAGGCCCGCCGGGGCCGGAGCTGGTACGAGCGCGAGCTGCTGCCACGTCTCGGCCCCTGGGCGCTGTACGGGCTGCTGTTCACGATCGTCGTCCTGTTCGCCCTTCAGGGCGAGACCATCACGAGTCAGCCGTTCGACGTCGCTCGCATCGCCCTGCCGCTGGTCGTCTACTTCGCGCTCATGTGGGCCGGCTCGCTCGCCCTCGCTCGCGCCGTCGGACTGGGCTACCCGCGCGCCACCACGGTCGCGTTCACCGCGGCCGGCAACAACTTCGAGCTCGCCATCGCCGTCGCGATCGGCGTCTTCGGCGTGACCAGCGGTCAGGCGCTCGCTGGAGTCGTCGGCCCCCTCATCGAAGTTCCCATCCTCGTCGGACTGGTGTACGTCAGCCTCTGGGCGCGTCGCTGGTTCCCCGACACCACCGAAGGAGCAAGTCCATGA
- a CDS encoding winged helix-turn-helix transcriptional regulator has translation MPIKLGGALASRGEEPIGAYCPIERAMAALRTRSAMLVLREAFYGATRFDQFAARAGLTDATTAAQLRELTAVGILEKHPYREPGSRLRHAYVLTEAGADLLPAVFALLQWGNRHDPPPYPPELSHDGCGEPVEIAVRCAAGHAVGVDDLRVTAAGPFGLGDPRDPDPSRRTRG, from the coding sequence ATGCCCATCAAGCTCGGGGGTGCACTGGCGTCGCGCGGCGAGGAGCCCATCGGCGCCTACTGCCCGATCGAGCGCGCGATGGCGGCGCTGCGCACGCGCTCGGCGATGCTCGTCCTGCGCGAGGCGTTCTACGGCGCCACGCGGTTCGACCAGTTCGCCGCGCGTGCCGGACTGACCGACGCCACCACGGCCGCGCAGCTGCGTGAGCTGACAGCTGTCGGGATCCTCGAGAAGCATCCGTACCGTGAGCCCGGCAGCCGTCTGCGTCACGCCTACGTGCTGACCGAGGCGGGCGCCGACCTGCTCCCCGCCGTGTTCGCGTTGCTGCAGTGGGGCAACCGGCACGACCCGCCGCCCTACCCGCCCGAGCTCAGCCACGACGGCTGCGGCGAGCCCGTCGAGATCGCCGTGAGGTGCGCGGCCGGGCACGCGGTCGGTGTCGACGACCTCCGCGTCACGGCGGCCGGCCCGTTCGGCCTCGGCGACCCGCGTGACCCCGACCCGTCCCGGAGGACCCGTGGCTGA